A window from Numida meleagris isolate 19003 breed g44 Domestic line unplaced genomic scaffold, NumMel1.0 unplaced_Scaffold496, whole genome shotgun sequence encodes these proteins:
- the LOC110391760 gene encoding feather keratin Cos1-1/Cos1-3/Cos2-1-like has translation MSCYSQCVPCRPCGPTPLASSCNEPCVRQCQNSTIVIEPSPVVVTLPGPILSSFPQNTVVGSSTSAAVGSILSSEGVPITSGGFNLSGFGSGYCGRRCPPC, from the coding sequence ATGTCCTGCTACAGCCAGTGCGTGCCATGCCGGCCCTGTGGCCCCACCCCTCtggccagcagctgcaatgAGCCCTGTGTCAGGCAGTGCCAGAACTCCACCATCGTCATCGAGCCCTCTCCCGTGGTTGTGACCCTGCCCGgacccatcctcagctccttcccgcAGAACACTGTTGTGGGATCGTCCACCTccgctgctgttggcagcatcctcagctctgagGGCGTGCCCATCACCTCGGGGGGCTTTAACTTGTCTGGCTTCGGCAGCGGCTACTGTGGCAGAAGATGTCCGCCCTGCTAA